A window of the Capsicum annuum cultivar UCD-10X-F1 unplaced genomic scaffold, UCD10Xv1.1 ctg32033, whole genome shotgun sequence genome harbors these coding sequences:
- the LOC124891193 gene encoding agamous-like MADS-box protein AGL62, giving the protein MNVNTNTTVKKTQGLRKIAIKPIYNQNSRHVTFSKHHLGLFKRASELCILTGAEIVILIQSLKPQSLFTFGHPNADAVIDCYLTGKYSSSLSSSSTDKFNLQQNNQYYSQMCKDLEAEKKKENYEDVKM; this is encoded by the coding sequence ATGAACGTTAACACTAACACAACTGTTAAGAAAACTCAAGGGCTAAGGAAAATTGCAATCAAGCCAATTTACAATCAAAACAGCAGACATGTTACATTCTCAAAACATCATTTAGGTCTTTTCAAAAGAGCTAGTGAACTTTGCATATTAACTGGTGCAGAAATTGTTATTCTGATTCAGTCGTTAAAGCCACAAAGTCTTTTCACTTTCGGTCATCCTAATGCTGATGCTGTCATTGATTGTTACCTCACTGGAAAATACTCTTCATCATTGTCATCATCAAGCACTGATAAATTCAACTTGCAACAAAATAACCAGTATTATTCTCAGATGTGTAAGGATTTGGAAgcggagaagaagaaagagaattaTGAAGATGTGAAGATG